The DNA region TATCGTAGCGAATGATTTCCTCTACCGCACTTTGAATTTTTGTTGGTTCTCTTTTGAGCTGTTCCATTTGTTCAGGGTGATTAAGCAATGCCAGTATTCCGTTACCTATTGTATTACCTGTAGTTTCTTCTCCTGCACCAAATAACAATGTACAAACTGCCAATATTTCCTTTTGAGTTAATTTATCACTTTCCTCTTGAACTGTAATTAGACTACTAATCAAGTCTTGCTGGGGATTTTTTTCTCGTTCATGAATCAAACTACGTAAATAGTCTTGAATCTCTTGCGTAGCCTGATTCATTCTTTGATATTCTTCTAGTGATACCAATGGATCTAAAATCCTAGACAATACATTTGTCCACTGATGTAGCTGGTTTTGAGCTTCTTTTGGTATCCCCAAAAGTTTACTAATAACTTTCACAGAAAGCGGACTGGCAAGATCGGCAACAATGTCTATACTTCCTTGATGCCTAACTTTATTTAGCAATTCATCTACAATTTCCTGAACGAAAGGACACATCTGCTCAATAACTACGGGAGAAAAAGTTTTAACTAGCAATCCACGTAATCTAGTATGATCTGGCGGGTTCATATAAAATAAAAATTTGCTGGTAGTATAAGCCAGAGTATCCAAATTTTTCTCTTTGTTTTTAAGATATTTGCTTCTTTCATTGATTAATTTTGGTCTGTCATCAGTACGAATACACCCACTTCTCAAAACTGCTTTGACATCAGCATAGCGAGTGACGAACCAATCACCGCCAATCAAGTATTTATGTACTGGATCTTCTGAGCGGAGGCGATGATAGGTTGGATAAGGATTAGCATTAAATTCAGGATCAAAAATATTGTATTTTAATTTAATTGATCCTATTTGTTTGCTATTATTAGTATTAATAACTTCTTTACTCATATTAGAAATTTATTTGATTTTATAGATTTTGCTTTAAACACTATCTAAAGAAGCCAATAATACTAATGATTGACTTTCTTTTGCTAAATACTGCGCTAGGATTTTGATGTTGGGATATTCCCAAAAAAGAGTAATTGCCAGTTCCAAACCTATCCATTGGCCTAATTCATTCGTCATACTGACTGACACTGCTGAATCTAAACCATAGGAAGTAAAAGACTCTTGAATATCTATTTGATCAGGGGGTAATTTTAGGTATAAAGCTAGATGAGAAATTAACCAGTTTTGAATTTCTGCTTCTGTAAAAGCTAGTTTCTCAGAGTGATTAACATCTGAATTGTGTGTTTGTTCCCGAAGCTCTTTTACTTCTGTTTGCAGTTTTAATAAATCTATTTGTGCAAGATTGGCAGTCCAATCTCCGACAATATCTAAATTTCCATTCAAAAAACCAATACGACAAGCCTGACGCTGAATTTTATTACTCGGCGTTTTCGGGATAGTTGCAGTTTTCAGCAGGGCGATCGCATAGACTTGCAACTGATATTCTTCAGATACAGCCTGACGTATGGCTTTTATAACCTCCAAAGCATCCAGGTTACGTAAGTAAGTCCGCTTTACCTCTTGAACAATAACTAACTGTTCAACTCCTGCAACTTCTAGAGAAAATGCTGCTCCACAATGAGGCCGTAGCGCTGGATGGCTGTTTTCAACTGTTAACTCGATATCCTGGGGATAATAATTTTGTCCTCGAATAATTATCATGTCTTTTAGGCGACCTGTAACAAATAGTTCGCCATTGAGCAAAAATCCTAAATCTCCCGTGCGGAGATAAGACCCCTCTTTTGGATCTTGAAGTTGAGCATGAAAAATCTGCTGCGTTTCGTCGGGTTTGTTCCAGTAGCCAATGGTTACACTCGACCCTGCAACCCAAATTTCTCCGACTTGTCCATCGGGACACTGAGTTAAAGACTCTGTATTGGCGATGCTCCCAGAGGGAGCCGTGCAAGGCACGATCGCAATTTTTTGGTTAGGAGTACTGTTACCAACACCAACGATCGCTATAACATTCTCTGTCTTACTAGTAGCATCTACAATCAGATTCTGTTTCAAAGCTTGGTCTTGCACAAACCGAATTATTGGCACAGCTGCTTTTAAACCCCCAGATACAATTAGAGTCGTTTCTGCCATACCGTAGCAGGGGTAAAAAGCGCTCCTTCTAAAGCCACACTCTGCAAAGGTGGTGGCAAACTTCTCTATAGTTTCCGCACGTACAGGTTCAGCACCATTAAAAGCTACTTCCCAACGGCTTAAATCCAGTTCTTGCCGTTGTTCGGGAGTAATCTTTTCAATACACAGATCATAAGCAAAATTGGGGCCACCGCTAGTAGTCGCTTGATAGTCGGAAATAGCTTTTAACCAGCGAAAAGGCTTTTGTATGAATGACTCTGGCGACATCAAAATGACTGAGCAGCCACCATATACAGGCTGTAACACTCCACCAATTAGCCCCATATCGTGGTATGGAGGTAGCCAAATTACTCCGCGACTGTTAGCTGTATGTTCAAAAGATTTATAAATTAAATAAGAGTTATGTAATAAATTGCCATGACTTACCATCACTCCTTTTGGTTTCCCCGTTGTACCAGAAGTGTATTGAAGAAGTGCTAGTGAGTCATAATTAATTTCCGGCAAAAACCAATCATCTGGTAAATTGTTGCTAATCTCATCAGTTGCTATCCATTGCAAAGCTACTAATTCTGCTTCTTGTTCGATGCTTTGTGCCGAGTTGGTAATTAAAGATGTGGTGCTGAGTGCAAAAGTTGCCTGTGCATCAGATGCGATCGCCTTTACCCTTGTCATCCTTTGTTTACCCTGTGGTGGGTACACGGGTACAGCAATGACACCTGCATACAAACATCCAAAAAAAGCAACTATAAATTCTAGTCCAGGGGTGTAAAAAAGTAACGCTCTTGCTCCAAAAGCCTTCCTACTCTGGAGTAACGCTGCTAGTTTACGGGCTTTTTGATCTAATTCTGCATAAGTAAAGCTAACTTTTTCTGCTTCTCCATCTACTAAAAAAGTATATGGCACCTGATTTGGTTGTTTTAGCGCCCTATAGTTGAGTAAGTGAATTAAAGTCGCTTCTTGTACAGAAGATGGAGAAAATAAATTGTGAATCATAGCTATTTATATTTACCTAATCAAGACAGAAATTAGTTGTTAATTTCCTACTATAGGAATCCGGTTTGATTTGGAGAAAATATACGTAGGATGTGTTAGCGACAGCGTAACGCATAAAACTCGTGTTCATAGTGCGTTACGAACTCCGTTCTAACACACTCTACAATACTTAATTTCGTTCAAAAATCAAATAGTAATCCTATAAGTTATTTTCAGTATGTTTTACTCTTGCTAAGGTTATTAACGCCCCGACTAAGCAGCGCACTATCAAATCAGGTGAAAGATATAAGAGCAATATTCTTATATCTTCCACATCTTCTACTGATTACATAAAGTATCTTTGAGTATGTCTTACTATCACCTGATAGCCAGTTCTAGACCAAGACGTTACTGCCAATAACTAAAGAGTTAGCAGAGACATTATTCAAATTCACCAATAACCTAAACCCTTGGGTAGATGTTATTCCATCTGTATCAATCTGAACTTGAGTATTGACACCACTAGAAACAAAACGCAAGTAGCTATCAGTAATAGGATTGCTACCACCGTAGCTCAGGCTATCAAACAAGTTAGTTAAAACTAGCTTGTCTTGGCTGGAATTAAAGTCAGTGATGGTGTCACCACTGGTTCCTTTGTCACTGAAAGCTTGATAGATAAACTGATCAAAACCTGTTCCACCTGTAAGAGTGTCATTGCCAGCGCCGCCAACAAGAATGTCATTACCTGCGCCACCAATCAGGGTATCATTGCCTAGATCCCCACGCAGCAAATCATCACCGCTACGTCCATCAATAATGTCGTTTCCACCTTGACCATTGATGACATCGTTAGAGTTCTCAAGACCCTTAATATTGTTGGAAAAATCATTGAAGAACGTGACTGTATTGCGTTCCAAAATGCCAGTTTGAGTCGAATCGGCATTAATGACATCAAAGTTGTCGCTTATGCTAGTTTGTCCATCAAATAGAAGATTACCAGTTGATGTGGAAAGGTTATCCAAGTTTTCCAGAGCAAAGTTTTGTAAGGTAACTTTGGTATCAGTCTTAGCAACTCCTTCAAATGTAACCTCTAGATTTTTGCCAGATTGAGTTAGAAGTAGATTGCGGGCTGTCAAGCCAGTTCCTTGGAATTTAATAGTATCCACTTCGGCAATAGTAGCTGCGGAAGGATTACTACCTCTGCCTACACCTCCGAAATTAAGAATAGTATGGCTTCCCTCTCCACGGGGTACGATAAACTCTTTTTGACCGCCACCACTAGAAACAGTATCAGATTCATAAGCACCAATATCTACGGTAGCAAACTTAAAGCGGTTAAAGTCAGTACCTCGTTGGTCAAAAGGGAT from Nostoc commune NIES-4072 includes:
- a CDS encoding cytochrome P450 encodes the protein MSKEVINTNNSKQIGSIKLKYNIFDPEFNANPYPTYHRLRSEDPVHKYLIGGDWFVTRYADVKAVLRSGCIRTDDRPKLINERSKYLKNKEKNLDTLAYTTSKFLFYMNPPDHTRLRGLLVKTFSPVVIEQMCPFVQEIVDELLNKVRHQGSIDIVADLASPLSVKVISKLLGIPKEAQNQLHQWTNVLSRILDPLVSLEEYQRMNQATQEIQDYLRSLIHEREKNPQQDLISSLITVQEESDKLTQKEILAVCTLLFGAGEETTGNTIGNGILALLNHPEQMEQLKREPTKIQSAVEEIIRYDSAIQMITRIATDDLEIGNQQIKAGEKIVLCLGAANRDSAQFPNPDQLNINREQNHHVAFADNIHYCLGAALARLETQIAINTLIQELPNLKLARDKLEWRRNIAIRGLKALRLNFSIN
- a CDS encoding AMP-binding protein; amino-acid sequence: MIHNLFSPSSVQEATLIHLLNYRALKQPNQVPYTFLVDGEAEKVSFTYAELDQKARKLAALLQSRKAFGARALLFYTPGLEFIVAFFGCLYAGVIAVPVYPPQGKQRMTRVKAIASDAQATFALSTTSLITNSAQSIEQEAELVALQWIATDEISNNLPDDWFLPEINYDSLALLQYTSGTTGKPKGVMVSHGNLLHNSYLIYKSFEHTANSRGVIWLPPYHDMGLIGGVLQPVYGGCSVILMSPESFIQKPFRWLKAISDYQATTSGGPNFAYDLCIEKITPEQRQELDLSRWEVAFNGAEPVRAETIEKFATTFAECGFRRSAFYPCYGMAETTLIVSGGLKAAVPIIRFVQDQALKQNLIVDATSKTENVIAIVGVGNSTPNQKIAIVPCTAPSGSIANTESLTQCPDGQVGEIWVAGSSVTIGYWNKPDETQQIFHAQLQDPKEGSYLRTGDLGFLLNGELFVTGRLKDMIIIRGQNYYPQDIELTVENSHPALRPHCGAAFSLEVAGVEQLVIVQEVKRTYLRNLDALEVIKAIRQAVSEEYQLQVYAIALLKTATIPKTPSNKIQRQACRIGFLNGNLDIVGDWTANLAQIDLLKLQTEVKELREQTHNSDVNHSEKLAFTEAEIQNWLISHLALYLKLPPDQIDIQESFTSYGLDSAVSVSMTNELGQWIGLELAITLFWEYPNIKILAQYLAKESQSLVLLASLDSV